One segment of Polyodon spathula isolate WHYD16114869_AA chromosome 20, ASM1765450v1, whole genome shotgun sequence DNA contains the following:
- the LOC121295182 gene encoding gastrin/cholecystokinin type B receptor-like: MNFTEFYLRFGHLFPKNLSLFNNFSFRDLIPFTDNVLFSGHEPSTIILVIMYSLSFIIGLVGNIMALRVLTRKRRNRLAGVTATRSLLINLAICDMMVVCICMPVNLGHQVYNAWIFGDFLCRAVPFVQAVSVSASVLSLAVISLNRYYSVHNPLNARSFFTWRKIFWMICVVWALSSGLCMPLIFMNKTKDLVLLDGQQVITVCMETWPHVRLRQAYNFLLFCALYGFPVIFNLIICLLTGRKLWSTDDKFKDYTCNLAASLSRLKVRKKIAKMVVALVILFTLSWLPLYVVDIWIDFNMSNASAEEEDLDHVQHESILQARPFAQWLGLTNSTLNPLCYCFVGNLYRSAKKFRESYRKMFSSVFSLPLAQTPPINSVPRLLSYRASNENSDPEICAWRDFVFNEHLTNNKSVSVVTVCETIFD; this comes from the coding sequence ATGAATTTTACAGAATTCTATCTCCGATTTGGACACTTGTTTCCTAAGAACCTTTCTTTATTCAACAACTTTAGTTTTCGGGACTTGATTCCTTTCACGGACAATGTGCTTTTTTCGGGCCACGAGCCCAGCACGATCATATTGGTGATCATGTACTCGCTGTCCTTTATTATCGGGCTGGTGGGCAACATCATGGCACTGAGGGTCCTAACACGCAAGAGAAGGAACCGGCTAGCGGGAGTCACTGCCACCAGAAGCCTCCTAATTAACCTAGCCATCTGTGACATGATGGTGGTGTGCATCTGCATGCCAGTTAACCTCGGACACCAGGTCTACAATGCGTGGATCTTTGGGGACTTTTTGTGTAGGGCTGTCCCGTTTGTCCAAGCGGTGTCCGTCTCCGCCAGTGTCCTTAGCCTCGCAGTCATCAGCTTGAACAGGTACTACAGCGTTCACAACCCTCTCAACGCCAGGTCCTTCTTTACCTGGAGGAAGATCTTTTGGATGATTTGCGTGGTCTGGGCTTTGTCCTCGGGGCTTTGCATGCCGCTGATCTTTATGAACAAAACCAAGGACCTCGTTCTGCTGGACGGACAGCAGGTAATAACGGTGTGCATGGAAACTTGGCCCCATGTCAGACTCAGGCAAGCTTATAACTTTCTGCTCTTCTGTGCTCTGTATGGCTTTCCCGTTATTTTCAACCTCATCATTTGCTTACTCACAGGGCGCAAGCTGTGGAGCACCGACGACAAATTTAAAGATTACACGTGCAATTTAGCTGCGTCCTTGTCCCGGCTGAAAGTACGCAAGAAAATAGCAAAGATGGTGGTGGCTTTAGTAATTCTGTTTACACTCTCCTGGTTGCCTCTGTACGTGGTGGACATTTGGATCGATTTTAACATGTCCAATGCCTCTGCTGAGGAAGAGGACCTCGATCATGTTCAGCACGAATCGATTCTGCAAGCCAGACCCTTTGCGCAGTGGCTGGGGCTAACAAATTCTACGCTCAATCCTCTGTGCTACTGCTTTGTGGGGAACTTATACAGATCCGCCAAGAAGTTCAGAGAGAGCTACAGGAAAATGTTCTCGTCCGTGTTTAGCTTGCCATTAGCCCAGACCCCACCCATCAACTCTGTTCCGAGGCTGTTGTCTTACAGGGCTTCAAATGAGAATTCGGACCCGGAAATCTGCGCCTGGAGAGACTTTGTCTTTAATGAGCATCTCACTAATAACAAGAGCGTCTCCGTTGTCACAGTGTGTGAAACGATATTCGACTAA